Proteins encoded together in one Lachnospiraceae bacterium JLR.KK008 window:
- the nrdR gene encoding transcriptional regulator NrdR — translation MKCPFCGHENTRVIDSRPADDNNSIRRRRVCDECDKRFTTYEKVETIPVIIIKKDDNRETYDRTKIEAGVLRACYKRPISAGQITQLVDEVETEIFSMEDKEVPSQVVGELVMNKLKNLEAVAYVRFASVYREFKDINTFMDELKKVLE, via the coding sequence ATGAAATGTCCGTTTTGCGGTCATGAGAATACGAGAGTCATCGACTCCAGGCCTGCGGATGACAACAATTCCATTCGCAGACGCCGGGTATGCGATGAGTGTGACAAGCGGTTTACGACATATGAAAAGGTAGAGACAATACCGGTCATCATTATTAAAAAAGATGATAACAGAGAGACTTATGACCGCACCAAAATAGAGGCCGGAGTACTGCGCGCCTGCTATAAGAGGCCGATCAGCGCCGGACAGATTACCCAGCTTGTGGATGAAGTGGAGACAGAGATCTTCAGCATGGAAGACAAAGAAGTGCCCAGCCAGGTCGTCGGGGAACTCGTGATGAATAAGCTGAAGAATCTGGAGGCGGTAGCTTATGTGAGGTTTGCCTCCGTGTACAGAGAATTTAAAGACATCAATACCTTCATGGATGAGTTGAAAAAGGTGTTGGAATAA
- the aroQ gene encoding type II 3-dehydroquinate dehydratase — translation MKLLVINGPNINFLGIREKEVYGTQNYDALLHMIAEKGEERGCQIEVFQSNHEGAIIDRIQDAYGDGTEGIVINPGAYTHYSYAIHDALASVSMPKIEIHISDITKREDFRKVSVTRPACDDQIYGHGLEGYLMAIDTICGLIGKK, via the coding sequence ATGAAACTTTTAGTGATCAACGGACCAAATATTAATTTTCTTGGCATCAGAGAGAAAGAAGTCTACGGCACACAGAACTATGATGCCCTGCTGCATATGATCGCAGAGAAGGGTGAGGAGAGAGGCTGTCAGATCGAGGTGTTCCAGAGCAATCATGAGGGAGCGATCATTGACCGGATACAGGATGCCTACGGCGACGGCACAGAGGGCATTGTCATCAACCCAGGTGCCTACACCCATTACAGTTATGCCATTCATGACGCACTGGCCAGCGTGTCCATGCCAAAGATAGAAATCCATATTTCTGACATTACAAAGCGGGAAGATTTTCGCAAGGTGTCAGTGACCAGACCTGCCTGTGATGATCAGATCTACGGGCACGGACTGGAAGGGTATCTGATGGCGATCGATACAATTTGCGGATTAATTGGGAAAAAGTAG
- a CDS encoding YlmC/YmxH family sporulation protein — MEKAGSRMLFSCFQKKEVINIRNCQKIGNVVDIEFDECTGQIHKIVISEGFHFCRFFEGSSDIVICYKDIKQIGPDIILVDLCCS; from the coding sequence ATGGAAAAGGCAGGCAGCCGCATGTTATTCTCCTGTTTTCAGAAAAAAGAAGTGATCAATATCAGAAATTGTCAGAAGATTGGCAATGTCGTGGACATCGAATTCGACGAATGTACCGGTCAGATCCATAAGATCGTCATCTCAGAGGGGTTTCATTTCTGTCGCTTTTTTGAAGGCAGTTCCGACATCGTCATCTGCTACAAAGATATTAAACAGATCGGCCCTGACATCATTCTTGTTGATCTGTGCTGCTCGTGA
- a CDS encoding YqeG family HAD IIIA-type phosphatase, with the protein MLQRFYPDEYVDSAYEIDYEALYEKGHRGVIFDIDNTLVPHGAPADQRSKALMARLTAIGYQVMMLSNNKEPRVKMFCDAVSAAYIHRANKPFEASYRRAMKQMGTIPGNTLFVGDQLFTDVWGAKKVGMTTYLVAPIHPKEEIQIVIKRFFEKIVLYFYKRERAK; encoded by the coding sequence ATGCTGCAAAGATTTTATCCGGACGAATATGTGGACAGTGCATATGAGATTGACTATGAGGCGCTCTATGAGAAAGGACACCGGGGCGTGATTTTTGACATTGACAATACCCTTGTGCCTCACGGCGCGCCCGCCGATCAGCGCAGCAAAGCCCTGATGGCAAGACTGACAGCGATCGGCTATCAGGTGATGATGCTCTCCAACAATAAAGAGCCCCGGGTAAAGATGTTTTGTGATGCGGTCAGTGCGGCCTACATTCACAGAGCCAACAAGCCTTTTGAGGCGAGCTATCGCAGGGCGATGAAGCAGATGGGGACGATTCCGGGAAATACGCTTTTTGTGGGGGATCAGCTTTTTACCGACGTTTGGGGTGCCAAAAAGGTGGGAATGACGACTTATCTGGTGGCGCCGATTCATCCGAAGGAAGAGATTCAGATTGTGATCAAGCGTTTTTTTGAAAAGATTGTTTTATATTTTTACAAAAGAGAGAGGGCGAAATGA
- a CDS encoding thymidine kinase: MAKLYFRHGAMGSSKTANALMVDYNYYERGKSALLLKPRLDTRDGEGIIRSRMGLEKKCRFVEDFVHYPKEEIRKYDCIIVDEAQFCKKSEIAFFVDVVDECDIPVICYGLRTDFRREPFEGSIWLLAWADVIEEMKTVCWCGQGAACTTRFSHDGQIIREGEQVCLGGDDKYVALCRKHYKEGNLGPDWRKKRMQFTSSTDQQE, translated from the coding sequence ATGGCAAAGTTATATTTCCGGCATGGCGCAATGGGCAGTTCCAAGACGGCAAATGCGTTGATGGTAGATTACAATTACTATGAGCGGGGCAAGTCCGCGCTGTTGTTAAAACCGAGACTGGACACGAGAGACGGTGAGGGCATCATCAGAAGCCGTATGGGTCTTGAGAAGAAGTGCCGCTTTGTGGAAGATTTTGTGCACTATCCGAAAGAGGAGATCAGGAAGTATGACTGTATTATCGTAGATGAGGCGCAGTTTTGCAAGAAGAGTGAGATCGCTTTCTTTGTGGATGTTGTGGATGAGTGTGACATTCCGGTCATCTGTTATGGTCTGCGCACTGATTTTCGCAGGGAGCCTTTTGAAGGCTCCATCTGGCTCCTGGCCTGGGCCGATGTAATCGAGGAGATGAAGACCGTATGCTGGTGTGGGCAGGGAGCGGCATGCACGACCAGATTCAGTCATGACGGACAGATTATCCGGGAAGGCGAACAGGTATGCCTGGGCGGTGACGATAAGTACGTCGCTCTTTGCCGAAAGCACTATAAAGAAGGCAATCTGGGGCCTGACTGGCGGAAAAAGAGGATGCAGTTCACGAGCAGCACAGATCAACAAGAATGA
- the aroE gene encoding shikimate dehydrogenase: protein MMGNINGSTRTCGLIGNPVAHTLSPLIHNTLARDLGHNLVYVPFPVDEGELEVAVKGAQALHLQGLNVTVPYKSEVLPYLQEVDELAGRIGAVNTLVCQGEGFKGYNTDMTGLKRAMESDGINLSEETVIVLGAGGAARAVAFLCAHTGVRKVYLLNRTVEKAREIAREVNTAFGRDCIEALPLAEYGKIPGGGYLAVQATSVGLHPHTEEAVIGEPAFYQKIHTGYDLVYKPSRTKFMRLVQEQGGRAFNGLKMLVYQGILAYELWNQVTVEEAEAEKILIMMKKEMGIYE from the coding sequence ATGATGGGGAATATCAATGGCAGTACGAGGACTTGCGGACTGATCGGAAATCCGGTGGCGCATACGCTCTCGCCGCTGATCCACAATACACTGGCCCGCGATCTGGGACATAATCTCGTCTATGTGCCTTTTCCGGTAGATGAGGGAGAGCTGGAAGTGGCAGTAAAGGGAGCACAGGCGCTGCATCTGCAGGGGCTGAATGTGACGGTTCCCTATAAGAGCGAAGTACTTCCTTACCTGCAGGAGGTCGACGAACTGGCAGGCAGGATCGGGGCAGTCAATACGCTTGTCTGTCAGGGGGAAGGCTTCAAAGGTTATAATACGGATATGACAGGACTGAAGCGCGCTATGGAATCGGACGGCATCAACCTGTCGGAGGAGACAGTGATCGTGCTCGGCGCCGGAGGTGCGGCGAGAGCGGTGGCGTTTCTCTGTGCGCACACCGGCGTGCGGAAGGTATATCTGTTAAACCGGACCGTGGAAAAAGCCCGGGAGATCGCCCGGGAGGTGAATACTGCATTTGGCCGGGACTGCATCGAGGCATTGCCTCTGGCAGAATATGGAAAGATACCCGGCGGCGGCTATCTGGCGGTACAGGCTACGAGCGTGGGGCTGCATCCGCATACGGAAGAGGCAGTGATCGGGGAGCCGGCCTTTTACCAGAAAATACATACCGGTTATGACCTTGTCTACAAACCTTCCCGGACAAAGTTTATGCGCCTTGTACAGGAGCAGGGAGGGCGTGCCTTCAATGGGCTGAAGATGCTTGTCTATCAGGGGATTCTTGCCTATGAGCTCTGGAATCAGGTCACGGTAGAGGAAGCGGAAGCAGAGAAAATACTGATAATGATGAAGAAAGAAATGGGAATCTATGAATGA
- a CDS encoding shikimate kinase, with amino-acid sequence MNDNIVLIGFMGCGKTTIGIRLSYYMRHSFLDTDKVIEREQGKEISQIFAEEGEAYFRELERQTVIKLAETESDKIIATGGGLPVQPGNAALLKKLGRVVYLKVSPETVYERLKDDTKRPLLQGGDACARIRELMAARASAYEAVADVTVSTDGKDFEEILAEIEEKIR; translated from the coding sequence ATGAATGACAATATCGTTTTAATCGGATTTATGGGTTGCGGCAAAACGACGATCGGTATCAGGCTGTCCTATTACATGCGCCACTCTTTTCTGGATACGGATAAAGTGATCGAACGGGAGCAGGGGAAGGAGATTTCACAGATCTTTGCAGAGGAAGGAGAGGCATATTTCCGGGAACTGGAGAGGCAGACGGTCATAAAGCTGGCGGAGACGGAGAGCGATAAGATCATTGCCACCGGCGGCGGACTTCCGGTACAGCCGGGGAATGCAGCGCTCTTGAAAAAACTGGGCAGAGTAGTCTATCTGAAGGTCAGTCCGGAAACGGTGTATGAGAGGCTGAAGGACGACACGAAGAGACCGCTTTTGCAGGGCGGCGACGCGTGCGCGCGGATCAGGGAGCTGATGGCAGCGCGGGCGTCTGCCTATGAGGCGGTGGCAGATGTGACGGTCAGCACAGACGGAAAAGACTTTGAGGAGATTCTGGCAGAGATAGAGGAGAAGATAAGATGA
- the efp gene encoding elongation factor P has product MISAGDFRNGITIELDNNIYQIIEFQHVKPGKGAAFVRTKLKNIINGGVVEKTFRPTEKCPQARIDRKDMQYLYSDGDLFHFMDVESYDQIALNQETIGDTLKFVKENEMVKVCSHNGNVFAIEPPLFVELAITETEPGFKGDTATGATKPATVETGANVLVPLFVEIGDVIKIDTRTGEYLSRV; this is encoded by the coding sequence ATGATTTCTGCAGGTGATTTCAGAAATGGCATTACCATTGAGCTAGATAATAACATTTACCAGATCATTGAATTTCAGCATGTGAAACCCGGAAAGGGTGCTGCTTTCGTGAGAACGAAACTGAAAAATATCATCAACGGCGGCGTTGTCGAGAAAACATTCAGACCTACGGAGAAATGTCCGCAGGCACGTATCGACAGAAAAGACATGCAGTATTTATATTCGGACGGGGATCTGTTTCATTTCATGGATGTCGAATCCTATGATCAGATTGCGCTCAATCAGGAGACGATCGGTGATACGCTGAAATTTGTGAAAGAGAATGAGATGGTAAAAGTCTGCTCTCATAATGGCAATGTGTTTGCCATTGAGCCTCCTTTGTTCGTGGAGCTCGCAATCACAGAGACGGAGCCTGGATTCAAGGGAGACACGGCAACGGGTGCTACGAAGCCGGCGACTGTGGAGACAGGAGCAAATGTACTGGTTCCTCTGTTCGTAGAAATCGGTGATGTGATCAAGATCGACACACGGACAGGTGAATATCTGTCAAGAGTGTAA